One segment of Stappia sp. 28M-7 DNA contains the following:
- a CDS encoding carbohydrate ABC transporter permease — translation MTDTTVPDAGPTGRPLGRRVLPYAMLSPAVLVTLAIVFFPMVQTAWMSLHDYVLFRPNHFEFIGLDNFRKALADEVFWISLQHTAIWIGITIPAQVLLGLATALLLNQDFPWRPLARALIIIPWALPSVVIALMWVWIYDSNYGLMNDFLLRLGLIEQAVPWLARPDTALGAIILTLTWQGFPFFAVMILAGLQSIPRSYYEAAAIDGASTWRQFWHITLPGISGVLVTAILLRMIWVANSFDVIFVMTGGGPGYSTYTLPLYAFVKSRTNLDFGYGSALAVLFTLLLMVVVLVYLRRTGKAVSR, via the coding sequence ATGACCGATACAACCGTTCCCGATGCCGGGCCGACCGGGCGCCCGCTCGGCCGGCGCGTGCTCCCTTACGCCATGTTGTCCCCGGCGGTGCTGGTGACGCTGGCCATCGTCTTCTTCCCCATGGTGCAGACCGCCTGGATGAGCCTGCACGACTACGTGCTGTTCCGCCCGAACCATTTCGAGTTCATCGGGCTCGACAATTTCCGCAAGGCCTTGGCCGACGAGGTGTTCTGGATATCCCTGCAGCACACCGCGATCTGGATCGGCATCACGATCCCGGCGCAGGTCCTGCTCGGCCTCGCCACCGCCTTGCTGCTGAACCAGGACTTTCCCTGGCGTCCGCTCGCCCGCGCGCTGATCATCATCCCCTGGGCCCTGCCGTCGGTCGTGATCGCCCTGATGTGGGTGTGGATCTACGACAGCAACTACGGCTTGATGAACGACTTCCTGCTGCGCCTCGGTCTCATCGAGCAGGCCGTGCCCTGGCTCGCCCGGCCCGACACCGCGCTCGGTGCCATCATCCTGACGCTGACCTGGCAGGGCTTTCCGTTCTTCGCGGTCATGATCCTCGCCGGCCTGCAGTCGATCCCACGCAGCTATTACGAGGCCGCGGCCATCGACGGGGCCAGCACCTGGCGCCAGTTCTGGCACATCACCCTACCCGGGATCTCCGGCGTCCTGGTGACGGCAATCCTGCTGCGGATGATCTGGGTCGCCAATTCCTTCGACGTCATCTTCGTCATGACCGGTGGCGGGCCGGGCTACAGCACCTACACCCTGCCGCTCTATGCCTTCGTCAAGTCCCGCACCAATCTCGACTTCGGCTACGGCTCCGCGCTGGCCGTCCTGTTCACCCTGCTGCTGATGGTGGTCGTGCTCGTCTACCTGCGCCGCACCGGAAAGGCGGTGAGCCGATGA
- a CDS encoding sugar ABC transporter substrate-binding protein — protein MKILRKITVAASALTLMASLAHADSTVRFWYHFDNADNPMNELVAEFEKQNPGIKVEAENIPWNSYYDNLYTAIIGGNAPDAAMVKMFAQPRLVEMGALEPIGARIDAWDGKAGLEDNLLNLTRASDGETYYLPVQYVVLYLYYRQDMLDELGLKVPATCDEFRNVAKALTRDTNGDGSPDVYGFGFRGGKGGHDHWASLTLSHEGVSLEDGLTSEAGIAGTQYVVDLFRKDGVFPPSAPNDGFQEILGAFKAGKTAMTIHHIGSANGIVEVLGDKVSAAPVPECGGGRWTSFGDESTAVLSSASDKDAAWKWISFLSSPVNNARFNEATGQLPVVKSDAESWSLHPQRFVKATVDSLPYAHLLPNVSQTSDFVNTVWPVNMQRALTGEITAQEMNEKIAELYAQ, from the coding sequence ATGAAAATACTCAGGAAAATCACTGTAGCCGCCAGCGCTCTGACGCTGATGGCCAGCCTTGCCCATGCCGACAGCACCGTGCGCTTCTGGTATCACTTCGACAATGCCGACAACCCGATGAACGAGCTCGTCGCCGAGTTCGAGAAGCAGAATCCGGGCATCAAGGTCGAAGCCGAGAACATTCCCTGGAACAGCTACTACGACAATCTCTACACCGCGATCATCGGCGGGAATGCCCCCGACGCGGCGATGGTCAAGATGTTCGCGCAGCCGCGCCTCGTCGAGATGGGGGCGCTCGAGCCCATCGGCGCACGCATCGACGCCTGGGACGGCAAGGCCGGCCTCGAGGACAACCTGCTGAACCTCACCAGGGCCTCCGACGGCGAGACCTATTATCTCCCCGTCCAGTACGTCGTGCTCTACCTCTACTATCGCCAGGACATGCTGGACGAGCTCGGCCTCAAGGTACCGGCGACCTGCGACGAATTCCGCAATGTCGCCAAGGCCTTGACCCGCGACACCAACGGCGATGGCTCTCCGGACGTCTACGGCTTCGGCTTCCGGGGCGGCAAGGGCGGCCACGACCACTGGGCGAGCCTTACCCTCTCCCACGAAGGCGTCAGCCTCGAGGACGGCCTGACCTCCGAGGCGGGGATTGCCGGCACACAGTACGTCGTCGACCTCTTCCGCAAGGACGGCGTCTTCCCGCCCTCCGCGCCCAATGACGGCTTCCAGGAAATCCTCGGTGCCTTCAAGGCCGGCAAGACGGCGATGACCATCCACCACATCGGCTCGGCCAACGGCATCGTCGAGGTGCTCGGCGACAAGGTCTCGGCCGCGCCGGTGCCCGAATGCGGCGGCGGCCGCTGGACCTCCTTCGGCGACGAGAGCACCGCGGTCCTCTCTTCGGCCTCCGACAAGGACGCGGCCTGGAAGTGGATCTCCTTCCTCTCCTCGCCGGTCAACAACGCCAGGTTCAACGAGGCGACCGGCCAGCTGCCGGTGGTCAAGTCGGATGCCGAGAGCTGGTCGCTGCACCCGCAGCGCTTCGTCAAGGCGACGGTGGACTCCCTTCCCTATGCCCACCTTCTGCCTAACGTCTCGCAGACCTCCGACTTCGTGAACACCGTCTGGCCGGTCAACATGCAGCGCGCGCTGACCGGCGAGATCACGGCGCAGGAGATGAACGAGAAGATCGCCGAGCTCTACGCGCAGTAA
- a CDS encoding sensor histidine kinase: MTLPPPLAEARTVPYSLRRRLTVGMVAGFLAILVVLSIGLWTYARNAANQTYDLLLAGSAIAILERISPTPDGLIVDIPSSALEIVGLAKEDRVFYRVFRLGGSTLTGDAELPLPPGGVRAGDQPRFFDAPFSREVSRFVLQGKLIIEPTGPDWIMLQLGHTRRARDAMQMDLFSKGLAGLVAIAVLGLVFMRLGINRAMAPLAGIEADIRGREPSDMTPLDAKPPREVEGLIGAINDFMGRLVTSKEHAQSFIADVAHQMRTSLAALQGQLQLAAEQDEPERMRQRLERASEQATRTIRLTNQLLSHAMVTHRGIDEPVEKIDLMPLIRASVEEFLRHPETEGIDIAVLHDDLPAGSALLIADPVALREALRNLLDNATRHGPKDIRIDIGLSRTRIDEREALCISLDDSGPGIPAAEREKVLERFYSLNRAGGGSGIGLSIVNAVARSHGGRLALCDSRLGGLRVELDLPVDGPA, translated from the coding sequence ATGACGCTGCCCCCGCCCCTGGCTGAAGCACGCACCGTCCCCTATTCGCTGCGCCGGCGGCTGACCGTCGGCATGGTCGCCGGCTTCCTGGCGATCCTCGTCGTGCTGTCCATCGGCCTGTGGACCTACGCGCGCAACGCCGCCAACCAGACCTACGACCTGCTGCTGGCCGGCTCGGCCATCGCCATCCTGGAGCGCATCTCGCCGACGCCCGACGGGCTGATCGTCGACATTCCCTCCTCGGCGCTGGAGATCGTTGGCCTCGCCAAGGAGGACCGGGTCTTCTACCGCGTCTTTCGCCTCGGCGGCAGCACGCTGACCGGCGATGCCGAGCTGCCGCTGCCGCCGGGCGGCGTGCGCGCCGGCGACCAGCCGCGCTTCTTCGATGCCCCCTTCAGCCGCGAGGTCTCGCGCTTCGTGCTGCAGGGCAAGCTGATCATCGAGCCGACCGGGCCGGACTGGATCATGCTCCAGCTCGGCCACACGCGCCGCGCGCGCGATGCGATGCAGATGGACCTTTTCTCCAAGGGGCTGGCCGGCCTCGTCGCCATCGCCGTGCTCGGCCTCGTCTTCATGCGGCTCGGCATCAACCGGGCGATGGCTCCGCTCGCCGGCATCGAGGCCGACATCCGCGGCCGGGAGCCCTCCGACATGACGCCGCTGGACGCCAAGCCGCCGCGCGAGGTGGAGGGGCTGATCGGCGCCATCAACGACTTCATGGGCCGTCTCGTCACCAGCAAGGAGCACGCCCAGTCCTTCATCGCCGATGTCGCCCACCAGATGCGCACCTCGCTCGCCGCCCTGCAGGGGCAGTTGCAGCTGGCCGCCGAGCAGGACGAACCCGAGCGCATGCGCCAGCGGCTGGAGCGCGCCTCCGAGCAGGCGACGCGCACCATCCGCCTCACCAACCAGCTCCTGTCGCATGCCATGGTCACCCATCGCGGCATCGACGAGCCGGTCGAGAAGATCGACCTGATGCCGCTGATCCGGGCCTCGGTCGAGGAGTTCCTGCGCCACCCGGAGACCGAAGGCATCGACATCGCCGTGCTGCACGACGACCTGCCGGCCGGCTCCGCCCTGCTCATCGCCGATCCGGTGGCGCTGCGCGAGGCCCTGCGCAACCTGCTCGACAATGCCACACGGCACGGACCGAAGGACATCCGTATCGACATCGGCCTGTCACGTACCCGGATCGATGAGCGCGAGGCCCTGTGCATCTCGCTGGACGACAGTGGTCCGGGCATTCCGGCGGCCGAACGCGAAAAGGTGCTGGAACGCTTCTATTCGCTGAACCGGGCCGGCGGGGGATCCGGCATCGGGCTCAGCATCGTCAACGCGGTGGCGCGCAGCCATGGCGGCCGGCTCGCCCTTTGCGACAGCCGGCTCGGCGGGTTGCGCGTCGAGCTGGACCTGCCGGTCGACGGGCCGGCGTGA
- a CDS encoding alpha/beta hydrolase, with the protein MTPRRQPSPAMRAVLDRLAQEDRGLADPTTLEPQAGRALAALTNIRWNEDLPPVAESRTLMHAGLPARLVVPEGDTGRDAILHVHGGGWAFCSAATHEGAARRIANATGARVLTVEYRLAPEHPYPHGLEDVLAAWAARDTDLRWSMAGDSAGANLALAAMLRLIEEGGPLPAQALLFYGVYGADFATPSYELYADGPGLTRAKMQRYWNWYAARELRDRPAVSPLAASDAALAALPPLYLNAAGLDPLCSDTERLAGRLRALGRNDPFDLFEGVVHGFMQMGPALPEARDAFQRAGAIFRKRAD; encoded by the coding sequence ATGACCCCGCGCCGCCAGCCCAGCCCCGCCATGCGCGCCGTGCTCGACCGCCTCGCGCAGGAAGATCGCGGCCTTGCCGACCCCACGACCCTGGAGCCGCAAGCCGGCCGGGCGCTTGCCGCGCTTACCAATATCCGCTGGAACGAGGACCTGCCCCCCGTCGCCGAAAGCCGCACCCTGATGCATGCCGGGCTGCCGGCGCGTCTCGTCGTGCCGGAGGGCGATACCGGGCGCGACGCGATCCTGCACGTCCATGGCGGGGGCTGGGCTTTCTGCTCCGCCGCGACCCATGAAGGCGCCGCCCGGCGTATCGCCAATGCGACCGGCGCGCGCGTGCTCACCGTCGAGTACCGCCTCGCCCCCGAGCATCCCTATCCCCACGGGCTGGAGGACGTGCTGGCGGCCTGGGCCGCGCGCGACACGGACCTTCGCTGGTCGATGGCCGGCGACAGCGCGGGCGCCAACCTGGCGCTGGCGGCGATGCTGCGGCTGATCGAGGAAGGTGGGCCCCTGCCCGCCCAGGCGCTGCTCTTCTACGGGGTCTACGGCGCCGACTTCGCCACCCCGTCCTACGAGTTATACGCGGACGGACCGGGCCTCACCCGGGCGAAGATGCAGCGCTACTGGAACTGGTACGCAGCCCGCGAACTGCGCGACCGGCCGGCCGTATCCCCGCTGGCGGCCAGCGATGCGGCGCTCGCCGCCCTGCCCCCGCTCTATCTCAACGCCGCCGGGCTCGACCCCCTGTGCAGCGACACCGAACGACTGGCCGGGCGCCTTCGCGCGCTCGGCCGCAACGACCCCTTCGACCTGTTCGAGGGCGTCGTCCACGGCTTCATGCAGATGGGGCCGGCCCTGCCGGAGGCGCGCGACGCCTTCCAAAGGGCCGGTGCCATCTTCAGGAAACGGGCCGACTGA
- a CDS encoding GntR family transcriptional regulator, translating to MAVESFSTASVMDLVPRQSSRRSHAVFVALQKEIVLGELPPDSSLTEMELAQRFQCSQSTVREALMQLSEEGLVKRLPHRGTLVAPCRAADARALINIRREVECTYLEEVLRNSGRGLVGQLRDELNAMRNAARDGDEYRLSVHDRAFHTTLFAAADLPLVVPILTRCLIHNHRYKIMNSQPNRALEETAERHVPIIDALKDGDLERLRTVLGHHISTIVDFGPDLTEDAGA from the coding sequence ATGGCCGTTGAGAGCTTCTCGACCGCATCCGTGATGGATCTTGTCCCCCGTCAGTCGAGCCGGCGCAGCCATGCCGTCTTCGTCGCCTTGCAGAAGGAGATCGTGCTCGGCGAGCTGCCGCCGGACTCCTCCCTGACCGAGATGGAACTGGCCCAGCGCTTTCAGTGCAGCCAGAGCACGGTGCGCGAGGCATTGATGCAGCTGTCCGAGGAAGGGCTGGTCAAGCGCCTGCCCCATCGCGGCACGCTGGTCGCCCCCTGCCGCGCCGCCGATGCCCGCGCGCTTATCAACATCCGCCGCGAGGTGGAGTGCACCTATCTGGAAGAGGTGCTGCGCAATTCCGGCCGCGGCCTCGTCGGCCAGCTCCGCGACGAGCTGAACGCCATGCGCAACGCCGCCCGCGACGGCGACGAGTATCGGCTCTCGGTGCATGACCGCGCCTTCCACACCACCTTGTTCGCGGCCGCCGACCTGCCGCTGGTGGTGCCGATCCTGACCCGCTGCCTGATCCACAATCACCGCTACAAGATCATGAACTCCCAGCCGAACCGCGCGCTGGAAGAGACGGCCGAGCGGCATGTCCCCATCATCGACGCGCTCAAGGACGGCGATCTGGAGCGCCTACGCACAGTGCTCGGCCACCACATTTCCACCATCGTCGATTTCGGCCCGGACCTGACCGAGGACGCCGGAGCATGA
- a CDS encoding carbohydrate ABC transporter permease: MRLRKLPLWRRILTVDLPMLAILAFTLGPYAWMFLTSVTPEARLFVEGPSILGATFENYARLFRTVGFGRNLLDSLIVAGGTVVVGLSLSITAAYSFSRFEFRAKRLLMMQFLLINMFPLVLLILPLFVLMRVLGLLDTHAALIIANSTIAIPFSVWMMVSYMNGIPRSLDEAAMTDGCSRLGALRRVILPLCAPGIVATGIYIFITAWNEYLYALTLGGRNVRTITVAVQTLIGEYEVQWGLLTAGGIIGAMPATVLFLLVQKRLISGLTQGAVKG, translated from the coding sequence ATGAGACTGCGCAAGCTCCCCCTGTGGCGGCGGATCCTGACCGTCGACCTGCCGATGCTGGCGATCCTGGCCTTCACGCTCGGACCTTATGCCTGGATGTTCCTCACCTCGGTGACGCCGGAAGCCAGGCTTTTCGTGGAAGGTCCGTCGATCCTCGGCGCGACATTCGAAAACTATGCCCGCCTGTTCCGCACCGTCGGCTTCGGCCGCAACCTGCTCGACAGCCTGATCGTCGCAGGCGGCACGGTGGTCGTAGGGCTGTCCCTGTCGATCACCGCCGCCTACTCGTTCTCGCGCTTCGAGTTCCGGGCCAAGCGCCTGCTGATGATGCAGTTCCTGCTCATCAACATGTTCCCGCTCGTGCTGCTGATCCTGCCGCTTTTCGTGCTGATGCGCGTGCTCGGCCTGCTGGACACCCACGCGGCGCTGATCATCGCCAACTCGACCATCGCCATCCCGTTCTCGGTCTGGATGATGGTCAGCTACATGAACGGCATTCCGCGCTCGCTCGACGAGGCGGCGATGACCGACGGGTGCTCGCGGCTCGGCGCGCTGCGCCGGGTGATCCTGCCGCTCTGCGCACCGGGCATCGTCGCGACCGGCATCTACATCTTCATCACCGCCTGGAACGAGTACCTCTACGCACTGACGCTGGGCGGCCGCAACGTGCGCACCATCACCGTCGCGGTGCAGACCCTGATCGGCGAATACGAGGTCCAGTGGGGCCTGCTCACCGCCGGCGGCATCATCGGCGCCATGCCCGCGACCGTTCTCTTCCTGCTCGTCCAGAAACGCCTCATCTCCGGCCTCACCCAGGGCGCGGTGAAGGGCTGA
- a CDS encoding sugar phosphate isomerase/epimerase produces MKNPIGIISMQFVRPFTGADLHHFARAAKLGFDFVELLVPEPEDGLDLAETRRAAEDAGLFLVLAARVSPTRSIASDDPANCQGGLDYLKRCVDVAEGLGARMIGGPLYGEPMVFAGRPPVPRSDADIAARAERTVEGLKQAAAVARSAGKVLALEALNRFETDVISTTRQAIEVVDAVGDAGLGLMLDTFHMNMEDRSIPDAIRAAGNRIVHFQANENHRGHPGTGHIDWPAVMRALHQVGYTGPISLEPFRRADDRVALPIAHWRAPREDESAKLMAGLGVIRNALALAEVDQ; encoded by the coding sequence TTGAAGAACCCGATTGGCATCATCTCCATGCAGTTCGTCCGCCCCTTCACGGGCGCCGACCTGCATCACTTCGCAAGGGCGGCGAAGCTCGGCTTCGACTTCGTCGAGCTGCTGGTGCCTGAGCCCGAGGACGGGCTCGACCTTGCCGAAACGCGGCGCGCCGCCGAGGACGCCGGCCTCTTCCTGGTGCTGGCAGCGCGCGTCTCGCCGACCCGCTCCATCGCCTCGGACGACCCCGCCAACTGCCAGGGCGGGCTCGACTACCTCAAGCGCTGCGTCGATGTCGCAGAGGGCCTCGGCGCCCGGATGATCGGCGGTCCGCTCTACGGCGAGCCGATGGTCTTTGCCGGCCGTCCGCCCGTGCCGCGCAGCGATGCCGACATTGCGGCCCGCGCCGAGCGCACCGTCGAGGGACTCAAGCAGGCGGCGGCCGTTGCCCGCTCCGCCGGCAAGGTGCTGGCGCTGGAAGCACTGAACCGGTTCGAAACCGACGTGATCTCGACGACACGGCAGGCAATCGAGGTGGTCGACGCAGTTGGTGATGCGGGCCTCGGCCTGATGCTCGACACGTTCCACATGAACATGGAGGACCGCTCGATCCCCGACGCGATCCGCGCCGCCGGCAATCGCATCGTCCATTTCCAGGCCAACGAGAACCATCGCGGCCACCCCGGCACCGGCCATATCGACTGGCCGGCGGTGATGCGGGCCCTGCATCAGGTCGGCTACACCGGCCCGATCTCGCTGGAGCCCTTCCGCCGCGCCGACGACCGGGTGGCGCTGCCCATCGCCCATTGGCGCGCACCGCGCGAGGACGAAAGCGCAAAGCTGATGGCCGGCCTCGGCGTCATCCGCAACGCGCTGGCGCTGGCGGAGGTCGACCAATGA
- a CDS encoding ABC transporter substrate-binding protein, producing MTLASLAMTRIAAARRMLAAARGVAALAPAVLGAAALAMAGIGPARAQTVLTIYSATDTSAMTEVIARFEATHPAVKVEYVEYNTSELYEAIASHRHSVDVVISSSMDLQAKLVNSGDAYAFSPPNADALPEWARWRGELYGFTWEPVVMVYNKKAFADRPLPQTRSELAGMIRDDPDFFRGRVGTYDIHLSGVGYLFATQDAQRGYQFSRVAESFGRARARTFCCTRDVLDRVASGELVYGYNMIGSYTLGVARNDERIGYYLLDDYTLVMSRTAFIPETAPNKRAAVSFVNFLLSPQGQAALASSPELIPLLPEANAASGHSGVPGTEGRSLLPIRLGTGLLTYLDRLKKEAFLADWSAAMQVESASQ from the coding sequence ATGACGCTTGCGTCCCTTGCCATGACACGCATCGCCGCCGCGCGCCGCATGCTTGCCGCCGCGCGCGGCGTGGCAGCGCTGGCCCCCGCCGTGCTCGGCGCGGCAGCACTTGCCATGGCCGGCATCGGCCCCGCCCGGGCCCAGACCGTGCTGACCATCTACAGCGCCACCGACACCTCGGCGATGACGGAGGTGATCGCCCGCTTCGAGGCGACCCATCCGGCGGTCAAGGTCGAGTATGTCGAATACAACACGTCCGAGCTTTACGAGGCCATCGCCTCGCATCGCCATTCGGTCGACGTGGTGATCAGCTCCTCGATGGACCTGCAGGCGAAGCTGGTGAACAGCGGCGATGCCTACGCCTTCAGCCCACCCAATGCCGATGCCCTGCCCGAATGGGCGCGCTGGCGCGGCGAGCTCTACGGCTTCACCTGGGAGCCGGTGGTCATGGTCTACAACAAGAAGGCCTTCGCCGACCGGCCGCTGCCGCAGACCCGTTCCGAGCTTGCCGGCATGATCCGCGACGACCCGGACTTCTTTCGCGGGCGCGTCGGCACCTACGACATCCACCTGTCCGGCGTCGGCTACCTCTTCGCCACCCAGGACGCCCAGCGCGGCTACCAGTTCTCGCGCGTCGCCGAATCCTTCGGCCGCGCCCGCGCCCGCACCTTCTGCTGCACCCGCGACGTGCTCGACCGCGTCGCCAGCGGCGAGCTGGTCTACGGCTACAACATGATCGGCTCCTACACGCTCGGCGTCGCACGCAACGACGAGCGCATCGGCTACTACCTGCTCGACGACTACACGCTGGTGATGAGCCGCACCGCCTTTATCCCCGAAACCGCGCCGAACAAGCGGGCCGCCGTTTCCTTCGTCAATTTTCTCCTGTCCCCGCAAGGCCAGGCCGCCCTTGCCTCCTCGCCGGAACTTATCCCCCTCCTGCCCGAGGCGAACGCGGCCTCCGGCCATAGCGGCGTGCCGGGCACCGAAGGGCGCTCGCTGCTGCCGATCCGGCTCGGCACCGGCCTGCTCACCTATCTCGACCGGCTGAAGAAGGAGGCCTTCCTCGCCGACTGGTCGGCGGCGATGCAGGTCGAAAGCGCCTCGCAGTAG
- a CDS encoding ABC transporter ATP-binding protein codes for MADIRLEGIVKDYGSVRAIHGVSLDIEDGEFVAFVGPSGCGKSTMLRMIAGLEEISGGVLKIGERVVNDVEPRDRDVAMVFQDYALYPHMSVAENIGFGLKMRGLKASEIEPKVREAARILQIEAYLDRKPGQLSGGQRQRVAMGRAIVRKPAVFLFDEPLSNLDAKLRVEMRTQIKRLHAMLKTTTVYVTHDQTEAMTLADRVVVLRGGKIVQQGHPIELYSRPNCRFVGEFIGSPQMNVFSGNVDRSGSSPVLRVGDAALRLGEVAAADGARLDVGIRPEHLAFAGDKGGAIAPVVEVFEPLGSDTMAICRLGGQELTARLAPTVALRPNERISLDYELADLHYFDGENGARIEAL; via the coding sequence ATGGCGGATATCCGGCTGGAGGGGATCGTCAAGGACTACGGGTCGGTGCGGGCGATCCATGGGGTCAGCCTGGACATCGAGGACGGGGAATTCGTCGCTTTCGTCGGGCCGTCGGGATGCGGCAAGTCGACGATGCTGCGGATGATCGCCGGGCTCGAGGAGATTTCGGGCGGCGTCCTGAAGATCGGCGAGCGGGTCGTCAACGACGTGGAGCCGCGCGACCGGGACGTGGCCATGGTGTTTCAGGACTACGCGCTATACCCGCATATGAGCGTGGCCGAGAATATCGGATTCGGCTTGAAAATGAGGGGGTTGAAGGCTTCCGAGATCGAGCCGAAGGTGCGCGAGGCGGCACGTATCCTCCAGATCGAGGCCTATCTCGACCGCAAGCCGGGGCAGCTTTCGGGCGGCCAGCGCCAGCGCGTCGCCATGGGCCGGGCCATCGTGAGAAAGCCCGCGGTGTTCCTGTTCGATGAGCCGCTGTCGAACCTCGATGCCAAGCTCCGTGTCGAAATGCGTACGCAAATCAAGCGCTTGCACGCGATGCTCAAGACCACGACGGTCTATGTCACCCATGACCAGACGGAAGCGATGACGCTAGCCGACCGGGTGGTGGTGCTGCGCGGGGGTAAAATCGTGCAGCAGGGCCATCCGATCGAGCTGTACAGCCGGCCGAACTGCCGATTCGTCGGCGAGTTCATCGGCTCGCCGCAGATGAATGTGTTCAGCGGAAATGTCGACAGATCAGGCAGTTCGCCGGTGCTGCGGGTGGGCGATGCGGCCCTGCGGCTGGGCGAGGTGGCGGCTGCCGACGGGGCGCGGCTGGACGTCGGCATCCGCCCGGAGCATCTCGCCTTTGCCGGGGACAAGGGGGGCGCCATCGCCCCGGTGGTCGAGGTGTTCGAGCCGCTCGGCTCGGACACGATGGCGATCTGCCGGCTCGGCGGCCAGGAGCTGACGGCCCGGCTGGCGCCGACCGTGGCGCTGCGCCCGAACGAGAGGATAAGCCTCGATTACGAGCTTGCGGACCTGCACTATTTCGACGGCGAAAATGGTGCGCGGATCGAGGCTCTCTGA